One part of the Bdellovibrio sp. KM01 genome encodes these proteins:
- a CDS encoding SurA N-terminal domain-containing protein: MNENLADKMKRKLSAKSITAIVLFGAIILTFVFMGAPGKLGMGVGSAAQVNNTLISIADFQNEENRVAEYYKNIFGSQMDFSSQRQLLRQQAIENLVRMELVSQAAQKSGILATDQEVADFIMKDVPFFQQNGQFQREFYKSYLENSRTSAGNFEQKIRKDISNIRTRHLFEIANRTSAAELGKMQELRGGKINVSFVKIDEDALIKAMTKEKAEAAIKALDEALAKGDEAAVNAQLKEMKAGWEETGLVEIGADQFPKITSRVATESIFELTKAQPLLKRIVRDGNQKYVLKLKDTKMEAGKALEPNVLEMTQKRRGDGMFEAWVNQFRKNSHVTMNKQIMEM, translated from the coding sequence ATGAACGAAAATTTGGCAGATAAAATGAAAAGAAAGCTCTCCGCTAAGAGCATCACAGCGATCGTTCTTTTCGGTGCTATCATTCTTACATTCGTATTCATGGGTGCCCCTGGGAAATTGGGGATGGGCGTGGGGTCTGCAGCTCAGGTGAACAACACTTTGATCTCTATCGCTGACTTCCAAAACGAGGAAAACCGCGTGGCGGAATACTATAAAAACATCTTCGGAAGCCAGATGGATTTTAGCTCTCAGCGTCAACTTCTTCGCCAGCAAGCGATTGAGAACTTGGTGCGTATGGAGCTTGTTTCCCAAGCTGCGCAAAAGTCAGGCATTTTGGCGACAGACCAAGAAGTTGCAGACTTCATCATGAAGGATGTTCCTTTCTTCCAACAAAATGGTCAGTTCCAACGTGAATTCTACAAAAGCTACCTAGAGAACAGCCGTACTTCTGCTGGCAACTTCGAGCAAAAAATCAGAAAAGACATCTCTAATATCCGCACGCGTCACTTGTTTGAGATCGCGAACCGCACTTCTGCTGCCGAGTTGGGCAAAATGCAGGAACTTCGTGGTGGCAAAATCAACGTGTCTTTCGTGAAAATTGACGAAGATGCTTTGATCAAAGCAATGACCAAAGAAAAAGCGGAAGCAGCTATCAAAGCCTTGGATGAAGCTTTGGCAAAAGGTGATGAGGCCGCAGTTAACGCTCAGCTTAAAGAAATGAAAGCGGGTTGGGAAGAAACGGGTTTGGTGGAAATTGGTGCGGATCAATTCCCTAAAATCACAAGCCGTGTCGCAACTGAATCCATCTTTGAACTTACGAAAGCCCAACCTCTGTTGAAACGCATCGTTCGTGATGGCAATCAAAAATACGTGTTGAAACTTAAAGACACGAAAATGGAAGCTGGTAAAGCTCTTGAGCCGAACGTTCTTGAAATGACGCAAAAACGTCGTGGCGATGGTATGTTCGAAGCTTGGGTGAACCAATTCCGCAAGAACTCTCACGTAACAATGAACAAGCAAATCATGGAAATGTAA
- the mreC gene encoding rod shape-determining protein MreC, translated as MNFFNFDLKKLVLIGIVLALPLISINMQQRPQESHWLVKPFSMLGSAVSETFYGFSHGVKDTTAMYLDLINIKKQSEQLHSTNNELQSRLNSMNELQVENDRLRGLLEFKQQTKMKLTSAQVIGRDLVIDHNTITINKGTQDGLKSGMAVITTAGVLGYIFKPEPFTAHVMLITDRYAVVDGIVQRTRAHGIVEGKSQTSCALKYVERTEDVKEGDLVVTGGLDNIFPKGFPVAIVESVERKTFSVSLKVDLRPVVDPYKVEEVFIIVDSSKEDFGDKYAPQAATGVEGAVPNATPGTEAPPVNQAAPAHTPTLAKPATTGATPAASPAVTPKATPKETPKASPATKPQENP; from the coding sequence TTGAATTTCTTCAACTTTGATCTCAAAAAACTTGTGCTCATCGGAATCGTTCTGGCTTTGCCACTCATTTCCATCAACATGCAGCAACGCCCTCAAGAATCCCATTGGTTGGTAAAACCATTCAGCATGTTAGGCAGTGCCGTGTCCGAAACATTCTATGGCTTCAGCCACGGGGTCAAGGACACCACAGCAATGTACTTGGACTTGATTAACATCAAGAAACAAAGCGAACAGTTGCACAGCACCAACAACGAATTGCAAAGCCGCTTAAACTCCATGAACGAGCTGCAAGTTGAAAATGATCGCCTGCGTGGTTTGTTGGAGTTCAAACAACAAACGAAAATGAAACTGACTTCTGCACAAGTTATCGGCCGTGACCTGGTGATCGATCACAACACGATCACGATCAATAAAGGTACACAAGACGGTTTGAAAAGCGGTATGGCCGTTATCACGACTGCCGGTGTTTTAGGTTATATCTTTAAACCGGAGCCATTCACTGCTCACGTGATGCTGATCACCGATCGCTATGCAGTGGTTGATGGTATCGTCCAACGCACGCGTGCTCACGGTATCGTTGAAGGTAAATCTCAAACCAGCTGCGCACTTAAATATGTAGAGCGCACGGAAGACGTAAAAGAAGGCGACCTGGTTGTGACCGGCGGTTTGGATAACATCTTCCCGAAAGGCTTTCCTGTTGCGATCGTTGAATCGGTGGAAAGAAAAACCTTCTCGGTATCTTTGAAAGTTGATTTGCGCCCCGTTGTTGATCCTTACAAAGTCGAGGAGGTATTCATCATCGTGGATTCTTCCAAAGAAGACTTTGGCGACAAGTACGCTCCGCAAGCAGCAACTGGTGTTGAAGGTGCAGTTCCCAACGCCACTCCTGGCACCGAAGCTCCGCCAGTGAATCAAGCCGCCCCGGCTCACACGCCGACACTGGCAAAACCAGCAACGACAGGGGCAACCCCTGCGGCTTCTCCGGCTGTGACGCCGAAAGCGACACCTAAAGAAACTCCGAAAGCCTCACCTGCAACGAAGCCTCAGGAGAATCCGTAG